Part of the Stackebrandtia endophytica genome is shown below.
TCCCGCAGCACCTCCCGCACGTGGACCGGTTGCCCGGCCAGCACGTGCGGGCGGTTGGCAAGCAGTTCGGCCTTGATCTCGTCCATCGGCAGGTGAGACAGAATCTGGTGCCGCCGAAACAGCTTCAGCTTCTCGTAGCCGCGCTGGGGCGCGGCGTAGGGCCGGATGTGGGTGAGACGGTCGGTGGGCCGGTAGGTCCGGGTGGCGGCGAACCGGCGAAAGCACGCCGCCATGTGGTAGTCGTGGGTCACCGCGTCGTGCCAGACCGTCACGCGGTGGCCGGTGCTGCCGCTGGTTTGGAACCGGCGGCAGCTGTCCAGGTCGATACCGTCGGCGAGGAAGTCCTCCGTGGGGCGTTCCCGCAGTACGGCCTTCTCCAACACCGGCAAAGCCGCCAGCTCGGCCAGATCGGTGATCGGGGCCAACCGGTACCGGGAATCCTCCCGGTAATAGCGGACCCGCTGCCGACTGTGTTCCAGCATCTCGTTGATCCACCGCAGTTTCCGGCGTCGAAGACGTTCGGCGCTGTAGTACTGGCGGACCATCGTGACGGGGATGTTGAACGCCTCACGGATGAACACGATCGCCTCCGTTAACTGTCTTCGGGTTTCGCTGCGGTCTTCACCGCAACCGGCTCGGCCTCGTTCGCGGCGGTCTCCACGGGCGGGTTCGGGGCCGACGTCGCGGCGGCCTTCTTGCGCCACGGGTTCAGCTTCTCGAACCACCGGGTGGGTGCGAACAGGACGAACGCGGCGATCAACAGGTGCACCGCGATGAAGATGAAGGCCTCGTTCTTGGTGGGCGGGTGGCCCAGGCGAACCTCCATGTGCGACGCCCACGACCAGACCTCGGGGATCGGGTAGAAGTCGGTACCGCGCAGGTCGTTGACGGTCAGGAACGCCAGGTCCTCGGCGCCGGAGACCATGATGATCAGCATTCCGAAGGCCAGCCGCCGCGCGTTGCCGGGTGTGCCGCCGCCCAGTCGGTGGGACAGCGCGAACGCCAGGATCAGGAAGGGCGTCACCGTCAGCACGTGGTAGTACAGGTTCGGGTGATCGTCCATGTAGAAGAAGATCTTCGGAACGAAGTACAGGAAGAACACCATGAAGCAGACCGGGATGAGCAGCCGCACCGCCTGCACCCGCTTGAACAGTTCGACATCCAACCGAGCGATGGCCTCCGCCGCGAAGATGAACGGCAGCAGCTTGAACACGAAGATCCACAGTGACTGAACTTCGCGGTCATGGGGTAGCCCGAACCAGATGAAGCCGGCCAGCGCGACGGCTATCACCATCAGGCCCAGGAAGGGCAGGTTCCGACGTAGGACTTGATTCATTCGTTGGTCTCCGAGGGATGTGGGTCGATTTCGAACTTCAGCGTCTGAAGTGCACGGTCTACTCGTTCAAGCAGCTCGTGGCGAGAATCCGCTGAAGCCAACAGGTATCCGAGCTTGTGCGCGGCTTGAGTGTATTGACGCACATGGTCGCCCGGCTGTTTGAACAGTCGCACATCGGTGATCCCGTCCAACTCTCGGGTTTCCTCCAGCCCGGTGACCGCCGTCAGCAGCCCATCATGTTGGCTGGCCAGGATTCTCAGCATCACGAACTGTTGACGTTCGTGTCCGTCGAGTTCCGGCGACTCACCGACCGCCAGCTTGATCGCGGCCTGAACCGTGTTGACGCCCAGCGCCTGCTGCACCAACATCGGCATTCCGTTGCCACCCAGCCGGGCACCCATCTCGATGAAGTAGATGCGTCCGTCGGAAGTCAGAATGAAGTCCAGATTGACCGGCCCGCTGTGATGATCGATGTGGGCCAGGATCGCGTCGACCATGGACGCCAGTCGCTGTTCCACCGCCGGGTCGAGTGCGGCGGGCACCAGATGCGACATGCTGATCATGTGCGGCATCGCGGTCAGACCGCGTTCGGTCACGACCGTCAACGCCGCCACACCGTCCTGCGAGAACCGTTCGACCGAGAAGTGCTGCCCCTCGATGAACTCCTCGATGATGACCTCACCGGTGAAGGAATGCTTGCGTGCCTGTTCGATGGCCTCGGGCAGGGCCTCGGCGTTCTCGACGCAGCTGAGTCCCTTGCTGCCGGAGGCGTCGGTCGGCTTGACCACCATCGGGAACGAGATCCGGCCGGCCGCCTCCATCAGCTCGTCAGCGCTGTCGCTCTGCGCGAACGCGTACACCGGGAATCCGAGTTCGGCGACCACGGAGTGGAAGAAGCTCTTGTCCTGCGACGCACGAACCGCCGCCGGCGACGGC
Proteins encoded:
- a CDS encoding ATP-grasp domain-containing protein; this translates as MSTSNLVILGGGEDQLPAYVEGRRLGYRIIGVDQRPDALGARYADEFLCVTTREPDAIAAELGDKVVAAVLSPASDVAQSSVAALNERYRGVGQPSPAAVRASQDKSFFHSVVAELGFPVYAFAQSDSADELMEAAGRISFPMVVKPTDASGSKGLSCVENAEALPEAIEQARKHSFTGEVIIEEFIEGQHFSVERFSQDGVAALTVVTERGLTAMPHMISMSHLVPAALDPAVEQRLASMVDAILAHIDHHSGPVNLDFILTSDGRIYFIEMGARLGGNGMPMLVQQALGVNTVQAAIKLAVGESPELDGHERQQFVMLRILASQHDGLLTAVTGLEETRELDGITDVRLFKQPGDHVRQYTQAAHKLGYLLASADSRHELLERVDRALQTLKFEIDPHPSETNE